In Leptospira harrisiae, a genomic segment contains:
- a CDS encoding LIC_12238 family plasminogen-binding lipoprotein translates to MRQNSVPTPLIRNFSKRFFALLPILFSFALIQCGVPKGEFGWTTTKMEEMDVLEKHIQTITDYKMMRDDLIFSPTDTIHYVYQFSRNPGLETDFYISLNRYELDYVEIDIKKKRAEPDSLAIRDEFSLLRTGDYLIKIVYEGDTVDEVKFRVLPDEGYTQENLEQELAGDQTDEIIKYSR, encoded by the coding sequence ATGAGACAGAATTCGGTTCCAACTCCCCTCATTCGGAATTTTTCCAAACGTTTTTTTGCGCTTCTGCCAATCCTTTTCTCATTCGCACTCATCCAATGCGGTGTTCCGAAAGGTGAATTCGGTTGGACCACAACTAAAATGGAAGAAATGGATGTTTTGGAAAAACACATCCAAACCATTACTGATTATAAAATGATGAGAGATGATCTAATATTCTCTCCAACTGATACGATTCATTATGTTTACCAATTTTCTAGAAATCCTGGTTTAGAAACTGACTTTTATATCTCACTCAATCGTTATGAATTAGATTATGTAGAAATTGATATTAAGAAAAAACGAGCGGAACCTGATTCGTTAGCGATTAGAGATGAGTTCTCACTCTTACGAACAGGAGATTACTTAATTAAAATTGTATATGAAGGTGATACTGTTGATGAAGTCAAATTTCGAGTATTACCAGACGAAGGTTATACACAGGAAAATCTTGAACAAGAATTAGCTGGTGATCAAACAGATGAAATTATCAAATACTCTCGTTGA
- the pgsW gene encoding poly-gamma-glutamate system protein has product MTKIYWSPWKHSRIALFLLAILGILGLLLIETCKVKKEQSYFKKKLHAAKLAERGFQILKPELLKHKKPDYKELDPTNSGLIGEFLTPVTSNSGSLSAKQTSINPNFAAVMVQFLKKAKLEEGDTVAVAVSGSFPALNICLFAALETLKLKPIIISSASASQFGANHPQMLWLDMEKELVTSGIFSFRSSYASLGGIQDKAMGISKEGKEFLNRALQRNQVKLLDSAHFDDSIEKRMKLYDELSQNKPIKLFINVGGGTTILGTNLGKQVFKNGLISNLPEEVHIPNSVIKSFLEREIPVINFIQIESLARKFGLPQTPKKIPKPGEGRVFYSEEYSPLLYLSVFLFLLVGLYGVTRLGWGENEEDRHLPKSLRAR; this is encoded by the coding sequence ATGACTAAAATTTATTGGTCTCCATGGAAACATTCTCGTATTGCTCTTTTTTTATTAGCGATACTTGGAATTCTGGGACTTCTCTTAATCGAAACATGTAAGGTAAAAAAGGAACAGTCTTATTTTAAAAAGAAACTCCATGCAGCAAAACTTGCCGAACGTGGATTCCAAATTTTAAAACCAGAGCTTCTTAAACATAAAAAACCTGATTATAAAGAACTAGACCCAACCAACTCAGGACTGATTGGCGAGTTTTTAACACCAGTGACAAGTAACAGTGGATCATTGTCTGCAAAACAAACTTCCATTAATCCGAACTTTGCAGCAGTAATGGTTCAATTTCTAAAAAAAGCAAAACTAGAAGAAGGTGATACTGTTGCAGTTGCTGTATCTGGCTCTTTTCCAGCACTAAACATTTGTTTGTTTGCTGCGCTAGAGACGTTAAAACTCAAACCAATTATTATTTCAAGTGCTTCTGCATCACAATTTGGTGCAAATCATCCACAAATGCTTTGGTTGGATATGGAAAAAGAACTTGTTACATCCGGAATTTTTTCCTTTCGTTCCAGCTATGCATCGCTAGGTGGCATTCAAGATAAAGCTATGGGAATATCAAAAGAAGGAAAGGAATTTCTAAATCGTGCATTACAAAGAAACCAAGTTAAACTGTTGGATTCCGCTCATTTTGATGATTCAATCGAAAAACGAATGAAATTGTATGATGAATTATCACAAAATAAACCGATCAAACTGTTTATCAATGTGGGCGGAGGGACCACCATCCTTGGAACAAATCTCGGAAAGCAAGTTTTCAAAAATGGACTCATTTCCAATTTGCCAGAGGAAGTTCATATACCCAACTCTGTGATCAAATCCTTCTTGGAACGAGAAATTCCTGTAATCAATTTCATTCAAATCGAATCACTTGCGCGAAAGTTTGGGCTTCCCCAAACTCCTAAAAAAATACCCAAACCAGGCGAAGGTAGGGTTTTTTATTCAGAAGAATATAGTCCCTTACTTTATCTTTCCGTTTTCCTTTTTCTCCTAGTAGGATTGTATGGTGTTACGAGGCTCGGCTGGGGCGAAAATGAAGAAGATCGGCATCTTCCCAAATCCCTTCGTGCTCGCTGA
- the pgsC gene encoding poly-gamma-glutamate biosynthesis protein PgsC has protein sequence MNEILPLSIGLSLVVSLVFSELFGILGTGLVVPGYLAISLNHPKNIALTFLIALLSYICVEVLSNFLLIFGKRKVVFILLFGYFFGYLLNYQILPDIDIGYLSEVRGIGFIIPGLIAIWYERQGVLETTSVLILASIFVKILLIFLLGTELETL, from the coding sequence ATGAATGAAATTCTTCCTCTTTCCATCGGGCTTAGCCTTGTAGTAAGCTTAGTATTTTCTGAGTTGTTTGGCATTCTTGGAACAGGCCTTGTAGTCCCAGGATATCTCGCGATTTCATTGAATCATCCAAAAAACATTGCTCTTACCTTCCTCATCGCATTGCTCTCTTATATTTGTGTTGAAGTTTTATCTAATTTTTTACTTATTTTCGGGAAAAGAAAAGTCGTCTTCATACTGTTATTTGGTTATTTTTTTGGATATCTCCTTAATTATCAAATTCTACCAGATATAGATATCGGATATCTTTCAGAAGTAAGAGGAATTGGATTTATCATTCCTGGACTCATTGCTATTTGGTATGAAAGGCAAGGTGTATTAGAAACAACTTCTGTTCTGATCCTTGCTTCGATATTTGTAAAAATTCTCCTTATTTTTCTTTTAGGTACAGAGTTAGAAACATTATGA
- the pgsB gene encoding poly-gamma-glutamate synthase PgsB, with the protein MKPNAFLFFLIILVLILYYTFEYILHIRTLKKFKHRIHVNGTRGKSSVTRLIRSGLTATGMSVFAKTTGTMARMIFPDGSEESISRFGKPSILEQIKILKKAAREKAEIVVFECMALEPRYQWASEGQILKSNIGVITNIREDHLEVMGPNLSDVAKSLLSTCPVNGTLVTGPTEFEPFINNVCEDRKSKAILLKDENVQTISDEEMAKFSYWEHKENVSIALKVCELLGVDRQSALEAMWKVNPDPGALSVSPIHFFGKEFIYANAMAANDPNSTKLIWSSVIERYPQFNKRYILFHTREDRPERSRQLAKEFAHWDGYEAVILIGTSTSLAFKYLKTYSNKDIPIFVWEHLSLDGIFESLLSILPKQSLVFGIGNIVGLGMDLSLYLKNRSEYTNE; encoded by the coding sequence ATGAAACCAAACGCTTTTCTATTTTTCCTCATTATTCTAGTTTTAATTCTTTATTATACTTTTGAATACATCTTACATATACGGACGTTAAAAAAATTCAAACACCGTATCCACGTCAATGGAACCAGAGGAAAATCTAGCGTAACAAGACTTATACGATCAGGACTTACTGCCACGGGAATGTCTGTTTTTGCAAAAACAACTGGAACAATGGCACGTATGATTTTCCCAGACGGTTCAGAAGAATCTATCTCTAGGTTTGGCAAACCATCCATTTTAGAACAAATTAAAATTCTAAAAAAGGCTGCTCGTGAAAAAGCAGAAATCGTTGTTTTTGAATGTATGGCTCTAGAGCCTCGTTACCAATGGGCGAGCGAGGGCCAGATTTTAAAATCAAATATTGGAGTGATTACAAATATTAGGGAAGATCATCTTGAAGTGATGGGGCCAAATTTGTCAGATGTCGCAAAATCATTGTTATCTACTTGTCCAGTCAATGGAACTCTTGTCACAGGTCCAACTGAATTTGAACCATTTATAAATAACGTATGTGAAGATAGAAAATCAAAGGCAATTTTATTAAAAGATGAAAACGTTCAAACAATTTCAGATGAAGAGATGGCAAAATTTTCTTATTGGGAACACAAAGAAAATGTTTCAATAGCCTTGAAGGTCTGTGAATTATTAGGTGTAGATAGACAAAGTGCATTAGAAGCGATGTGGAAAGTTAATCCAGATCCTGGAGCTTTGTCAGTATCTCCCATTCATTTTTTTGGGAAAGAATTTATCTATGCAAATGCTATGGCAGCAAATGATCCAAATAGCACAAAACTTATTTGGTCTTCTGTTATAGAACGATATCCACAATTCAATAAACGTTACATTCTGTTTCATACTAGGGAAGATCGGCCAGAACGAAGTCGACAACTTGCAAAGGAATTTGCTCATTGGGATGGATATGAAGCAGTTATATTAATTGGAACATCTACTTCCCTAGCTTTTAAATATTTAAAAACATACTCAAACAAAGATATACCCATCTTTGTTTGGGAACATTTAAGTTTAGATGGAATATTTGAATCTTTACTTTCTATTCTGCCAAAACAATCTTTGGTATTTGGAATTGGTAATATAGTTGGTCTTGGAATGGACTTATCATTATATTTAAAAAACAGGTCGGAATATACGAATGAATGA
- a CDS encoding SpoIIE family protein phosphatase, with product MSIRYKFLLILSVSQILLVIALTTSFAYLLQSVKNIPQTQRAEDLSRNFQRELEFKEEKLRLLLEEITFNSQTRGILERGLTDRNVLSKELPYLQQILKRYGLSIFEIGDNQGKVLFRVHRPKDFGDDKKNQPIIRNALNGQSTAALEDGHSGLGFRLAAPLFGRGTILIGQVVDDNFTKTISKDNRIHLAIFQAGKVKTIGSGMIRLVMNEKPELLLEEQRFHFQSKPYYLVKIPYVGNSESVKQLVFHVMIDENEVESKTWKIWSFFVVASLILCGVIFLISFLFSRDMVEAIKLLTTAMVDLDQWKPETLPTHRSDEIGQMGRVFVEMKEELSEHQNHLEEMVDQRTRELNETLSEMQKLQDKQDGDYFLTSLLIKPLRGSFSKSETVSIKIFERQMKQFKFRNKQSEIGGDLSVSDSIYLMGKKYTVFLNADAMGKSIQGAGGALVMGTVFKSIITRTQKLRFMQDRHPERWLKECFQEVHNVFISFDGHMLLSAILGLVDEETGTLYYINAEHPWIVLFRDGNASFLENEHSLRKIGFTEMSGDEVVIQIYPLRPGDVLILGSDGRDDLFVGQSGGNRLINDDETVFLRHVTEGGGDLSLICKAMLQFGDLTDDLSLMRIAFLEEVAYAAKESTKPNVYYQMLGEGIQSYRDGEWNNAIFALELALDSEPDDLYCLRELSKLYMKSKDYEKAIELANRYLQLNPGDTDFLFYIAYAHKQRRDFVLATDFAERLRFRDPKNFNNLLLLAEILMHRRDIERSKEVLLALQEMAPENPKLMKLKNFWKKMVTTSVS from the coding sequence ATGAGCATACGTTACAAATTCTTATTAATATTGAGTGTGAGTCAAATTCTTCTTGTAATAGCTCTCACTACCAGCTTTGCCTACCTCTTGCAATCGGTTAAAAATATACCACAAACTCAGCGAGCGGAGGATCTCTCACGAAATTTTCAACGAGAACTGGAATTTAAAGAAGAAAAACTGCGTTTGTTATTAGAAGAAATTACATTTAACTCCCAAACTCGTGGAATTTTGGAAAGAGGACTTACGGATCGGAATGTTCTCTCCAAGGAACTCCCTTACTTACAACAAATTTTGAAAAGATATGGCCTTTCTATTTTCGAAATTGGCGACAACCAAGGAAAGGTTTTGTTTCGTGTGCATCGTCCAAAAGATTTTGGAGATGATAAAAAAAATCAACCGATCATTCGGAATGCACTCAACGGACAATCGACCGCTGCACTAGAAGATGGTCATAGTGGTCTCGGATTTCGTTTGGCAGCACCGCTTTTTGGACGTGGCACCATTCTCATTGGACAAGTTGTCGATGATAATTTTACCAAAACTATTTCGAAAGACAATCGCATTCATTTAGCAATTTTTCAAGCAGGAAAAGTAAAAACGATTGGATCAGGTATGATTCGTTTGGTGATGAATGAAAAACCAGAATTGTTATTAGAAGAACAAAGATTTCATTTTCAAAGTAAACCATACTATTTAGTTAAAATTCCTTATGTTGGCAATTCAGAATCAGTGAAACAATTAGTGTTTCATGTGATGATTGATGAAAACGAAGTAGAATCGAAAACTTGGAAAATTTGGTCATTTTTTGTTGTCGCATCATTAATATTATGCGGTGTCATTTTCCTAATATCCTTTTTGTTTTCTCGTGACATGGTTGAAGCAATTAAACTACTTACTACGGCCATGGTAGATTTAGATCAGTGGAAACCAGAAACTCTGCCAACTCATCGAAGTGATGAAATTGGACAAATGGGAAGGGTTTTTGTTGAAATGAAAGAGGAGTTGTCGGAACACCAAAATCATTTGGAAGAAATGGTAGATCAAAGAACCAGAGAATTAAATGAAACTTTATCTGAGATGCAAAAACTCCAAGATAAACAAGATGGTGATTATTTTTTAACATCACTTCTTATTAAACCTTTGCGCGGTTCATTTTCCAAATCAGAAACAGTATCTATTAAAATTTTTGAAAGACAAATGAAACAGTTCAAATTCAGAAACAAACAATCTGAAATTGGTGGTGATCTTTCGGTTTCTGACTCCATATACTTAATGGGGAAAAAATATACAGTTTTCTTAAATGCAGATGCCATGGGTAAGTCCATCCAAGGAGCAGGTGGAGCTCTTGTGATGGGAACTGTTTTTAAATCGATTATCACTCGAACACAAAAGTTACGTTTTATGCAAGACAGACATCCTGAACGTTGGTTAAAGGAATGTTTTCAAGAAGTTCATAACGTCTTCATTAGTTTTGATGGTCACATGTTACTTTCCGCAATTTTAGGGTTAGTTGATGAAGAAACTGGCACCTTATATTATATCAATGCGGAACATCCTTGGATTGTTTTGTTTCGAGATGGAAATGCAAGTTTTCTCGAAAATGAACATTCATTAAGAAAGATTGGTTTTACTGAAATGAGCGGTGATGAAGTTGTCATTCAAATTTATCCATTACGGCCGGGTGATGTATTAATATTGGGATCGGATGGACGTGACGATTTATTTGTAGGTCAATCTGGCGGAAACAGACTCATCAATGACGATGAAACAGTATTTTTGCGACACGTTACCGAAGGTGGCGGTGATTTAAGTTTAATTTGTAAAGCTATGTTACAATTTGGAGATCTTACTGATGACTTGAGTTTGATGAGAATTGCTTTTTTGGAAGAAGTAGCATATGCTGCAAAAGAATCAACAAAACCTAATGTTTATTATCAAATGTTAGGTGAAGGAATTCAATCCTATCGTGACGGGGAATGGAACAATGCAATTTTTGCTTTAGAACTCGCGTTGGATTCAGAACCAGATGATCTTTATTGTTTAAGAGAGTTATCTAAATTGTATATGAAATCGAAGGATTATGAGAAGGCAATTGAACTTGCTAATCGGTATTTACAATTGAATCCAGGGGACACTGACTTTTTGTTTTATATTGCTTATGCACATAAACAAAGAAGAGACTTTGTTTTGGCCACTGACTTTGCAGAAAGACTCCGATTTCGGGATCCGAAAAATTTTAATAACCTTTTGTTACTTGCAGAGATACTTATGCATCGCAGGGACATTGAACGATCCAAGGAAGTTTTGTTGGCATTGCAGGAAATGGCACCTGAAAATCCTAAATTGATGAAATTAAAAAACTTTTGGAAGAAAATGGTAACTACTTCAGTCAGCTGA
- a CDS encoding STAS domain-containing protein, giving the protein MEYTESKFDGIVVLKLFGNLDMLNAGILKERIKESSSQEEHRFIFDLEGVSFIDSSGFGLIMSLNDKLTELGGGLRIVNVSKTIRQIFRISKISSVIQIFESTEDAINSFK; this is encoded by the coding sequence ATGGAATATACAGAATCAAAATTCGATGGCATTGTTGTTCTGAAGTTATTCGGCAACTTAGATATGTTAAATGCCGGCATACTCAAGGAAAGGATCAAAGAATCTTCTTCTCAAGAAGAACATCGATTTATCTTCGATTTGGAAGGGGTCAGTTTTATTGATTCTTCCGGATTTGGTTTGATCATGTCTTTAAACGATAAATTGACAGAGTTAGGCGGTGGCCTAAGAATTGTTAATGTTTCTAAAACGATCAGGCAAATTTTTCGAATTTCCAAAATATCTTCCGTCATTCAAATATTTGAAAGTACGGAAGATGCTATCAATTCCTTCAAATAA
- a CDS encoding serine hydrolase domain-containing protein: MCFRIIIGVLFSFIMFNCSEPGIGSFSEETKEKIRKKIKQEGFQGVVLISQDDNILFRESIYVGKKRKRLQLYKKRNFPLGESTKTYTSFAIHKLEEEKKISLSDPVSKHLKWFPNSKVTIGHLLRHTSGLPKIIEFFPNFDIEKTHLKRDDIKRLFLESKLKPAFTPGEYWKYTRLDYFLLSYIIEKVSGISYANYLKGSIFVPLEMLNTTVDSNEVLIGNSGIYSTPEDLVLFSEELKKPKLISKLSRDTIIKKTVLSDSISEDPIAFGEGIFVGDYFYWTYGKEKGISNFVYHDLKSRIFITIISPYGSSKGDLSSVKSALTEIIFDAKKLNLKKRTNLPNEVYIEDLMKEEKVPSLGIAVFRNHTLSWKKMYGTKTQHTLFRAGSLSKTMTATATLRLVEENQLDLYSNWIGKLKQYKVSVPKGKRKSLVNLDLLLSHTSGLNEKGNWDDPINSGKKHLRELKDTYTTKGNGLTLYYKPGTKSRYSGGGYSIVQEILTERTGKSFQNLMSEVVFQPLHMTRSTFRQNLNKQDDRCDGYDEQGIILPQKTFVTPELSSGGLWTTPEEVGFLFSEVAKAKQGKSTFLTKESAEYLLSPKMSAANLTVHALVAHGFFLNRTGRTEYFFHGGHTKGHKSLALFNTEKGYGVVIMTNSENGSKLIWRILRSISVEEKWDKFVN; the protein is encoded by the coding sequence ATGTGCTTTCGGATCATCATCGGGGTTCTTTTCAGTTTTATCATGTTTAACTGTTCTGAACCCGGAATTGGTTCCTTTTCAGAAGAAACAAAAGAAAAAATTCGAAAAAAAATCAAACAAGAAGGTTTTCAGGGAGTTGTACTAATTTCGCAGGACGACAATATTTTATTTAGAGAATCCATTTATGTAGGTAAAAAAAGAAAGAGATTACAACTTTATAAAAAACGTAATTTCCCGTTAGGTGAATCTACAAAAACATATACCTCATTTGCCATACACAAACTTGAAGAAGAAAAAAAAATTTCGCTATCAGATCCTGTTTCCAAACACCTTAAGTGGTTTCCTAATTCCAAAGTCACCATTGGCCATTTGTTACGTCATACTTCTGGGTTACCAAAAATCATTGAGTTCTTTCCAAACTTTGATATAGAAAAAACTCATTTAAAACGAGATGATATCAAAAGGTTATTTTTAGAATCCAAACTAAAACCTGCCTTTACTCCTGGAGAATACTGGAAGTACACTCGCCTTGATTATTTCCTTTTATCTTATATTATAGAAAAGGTTTCTGGAATCTCCTATGCTAATTACTTAAAAGGATCAATCTTTGTCCCTCTGGAAATGTTAAATACAACAGTTGATTCCAATGAAGTTTTAATTGGAAATAGCGGGATCTATTCAACACCAGAAGATCTTGTTTTATTTAGTGAAGAATTAAAAAAACCAAAACTAATTTCAAAACTCTCTAGAGATACTATTATCAAAAAGACAGTCCTTTCAGATTCTATCTCAGAAGATCCAATTGCGTTCGGCGAAGGAATTTTTGTTGGAGATTATTTTTATTGGACTTATGGAAAAGAAAAAGGAATTTCAAACTTTGTATACCATGATTTAAAAAGTAGAATTTTCATCACCATCATTAGCCCATATGGAAGTAGCAAAGGTGATTTATCTTCTGTTAAATCAGCACTTACCGAAATTATTTTTGATGCAAAAAAATTAAATCTTAAAAAAAGAACAAACCTTCCAAACGAAGTTTACATTGAAGATTTGATGAAAGAAGAAAAAGTTCCATCCCTAGGGATAGCCGTATTCAGGAATCATACTTTGAGTTGGAAAAAAATGTATGGAACAAAAACTCAACATACTCTTTTTCGTGCTGGATCATTATCAAAAACAATGACTGCGACCGCAACACTTCGATTAGTTGAAGAAAACCAACTTGACTTATACTCCAATTGGATTGGCAAGTTAAAACAATACAAAGTATCCGTACCGAAAGGGAAAAGAAAATCTCTAGTAAATCTTGATTTATTACTCTCCCATACAAGTGGACTTAATGAAAAGGGAAATTGGGATGACCCAATCAACTCGGGAAAAAAACACTTACGCGAATTAAAGGATACTTATACAACTAAAGGAAATGGCCTAACGTTATATTACAAACCTGGAACTAAATCTAGATATTCAGGTGGTGGTTACAGCATAGTACAAGAAATACTCACCGAACGAACGGGAAAGTCATTTCAAAACCTTATGTCGGAAGTGGTTTTCCAACCCTTACATATGACACGTAGCACCTTTCGACAAAATTTAAACAAACAAGATGACCGTTGCGACGGATACGATGAACAAGGAATTATACTGCCGCAAAAAACTTTTGTCACACCTGAGTTGTCTTCAGGTGGCCTTTGGACTACTCCAGAAGAAGTTGGATTTTTATTTTCAGAAGTCGCAAAAGCAAAACAAGGAAAATCAACTTTTCTCACAAAAGAATCTGCAGAATACCTCTTATCACCCAAAATGAGTGCGGCAAACCTAACAGTTCATGCATTGGTAGCACATGGATTTTTCTTAAACCGGACTGGTAGAACGGAATATTTCTTCCATGGGGGGCATACAAAGGGACATAAGTCGCTTGCCCTTTTTAACACAGAAAAAGGATATGGAGTGGTCATTATGACCAATTCGGAAAATGGCTCTAAACTCATTTGGCGGATTCTTAGATCAATCTCGGTTGAAGAAAAATGGGACAAGTTTGTGAATTAA
- the gpmI gene encoding 2,3-bisphosphoglycerate-independent phosphoglycerate mutase, with protein sequence MLTLKKQKNGPLTKQVLLIILDGVGFTEKGYENGNAVAKANMPVLKGLWKTHPTVLLKAHGTAVGMPSDEDMGNSEVGHNVLGSGRIFDQGAKLVSQSIENGSLFLGPIWKKCISNCNSNQSTLHFLGLFSDGNVHSHIDHLRALINHAIKENIKKIRLHILLDGRDVPEKSALDYLNPFEEYLETHRKNGVDIQIASGGGRMELTMDRYDADWSMVERGWNHHVEGEGRQFKSAKEAIETFRTENPSVIDQYLPGFVITDTNGKPVGKVEDNDSVIFFNFRGDRAIEISRAFTEEKLTNFNRKRFPKIEYAGMMQYDGDLFIPKQYLVAPPTIDRTMGEYFANEGIAQYALSETQKYGHVTFFWNGNKSGYFNQTLETYEEVKSDIIPFDQKPEMKAKEITDNLVLALTSHKFPFLRVNYANGDMVGHTGNMDATVRGLEYLDVCLDRVKKICDETGTVLCITADHGNADEMYQLNKKGTAETAKDGKPVPKTSHTLNPVQFVLYDPKGKIQLNQNLEEKGLANVAATMMDLLGFEAPEGYHPSLIVRD encoded by the coding sequence ATGTTAACTCTAAAAAAACAAAAAAATGGTCCATTGACCAAACAAGTTTTACTGATCATCTTAGATGGAGTTGGATTCACAGAGAAAGGATATGAAAACGGCAACGCAGTAGCAAAAGCAAATATGCCTGTCTTAAAAGGTCTCTGGAAAACACATCCTACCGTTTTATTAAAAGCACATGGAACTGCGGTAGGAATGCCTAGTGATGAAGACATGGGCAATTCAGAAGTTGGGCATAATGTTTTAGGATCAGGCAGAATTTTTGATCAAGGTGCAAAACTAGTATCCCAATCAATCGAAAATGGAAGTTTGTTTCTTGGGCCAATTTGGAAAAAATGTATATCCAACTGTAACTCCAATCAATCCACACTCCATTTTCTTGGACTGTTTTCAGACGGAAATGTGCATAGCCATATTGATCACCTAAGAGCTCTCATCAATCATGCCATAAAAGAAAATATCAAAAAAATAAGACTGCACATCCTGTTAGATGGAAGAGACGTTCCCGAAAAATCAGCGTTAGATTATCTAAATCCTTTCGAAGAATATTTAGAAACTCACCGCAAAAATGGAGTCGATATCCAAATTGCTTCCGGTGGTGGAAGAATGGAACTTACTATGGATCGTTACGATGCAGATTGGTCTATGGTAGAAAGAGGTTGGAACCATCATGTAGAGGGTGAAGGTCGTCAATTTAAATCGGCAAAAGAAGCCATTGAAACCTTTAGAACAGAAAACCCTTCTGTCATCGACCAATACCTCCCAGGTTTTGTTATAACAGACACCAATGGAAAACCAGTTGGCAAAGTAGAAGATAACGATTCAGTAATATTCTTCAATTTTCGCGGCGACCGTGCCATAGAAATTTCAAGAGCATTTACTGAAGAAAAATTAACCAATTTCAATCGGAAACGATTTCCCAAAATTGAATATGCAGGTATGATGCAATATGATGGCGATCTTTTCATCCCCAAACAGTATTTAGTTGCTCCTCCAACAATTGACCGCACCATGGGTGAATACTTTGCCAATGAAGGAATTGCACAATATGCGCTCTCGGAAACTCAAAAGTATGGACATGTAACTTTCTTTTGGAATGGAAACAAATCAGGTTACTTTAATCAAACTTTAGAAACCTACGAAGAAGTAAAATCAGACATTATTCCTTTTGATCAAAAGCCAGAAATGAAAGCAAAAGAAATCACTGACAATTTGGTGTTAGCATTGACTTCACATAAATTTCCATTTTTGAGAGTCAATTATGCTAACGGCGATATGGTGGGGCATACGGGAAATATGGATGCTACCGTTCGCGGATTAGAATATCTAGATGTCTGCTTAGATAGAGTAAAAAAAATCTGTGATGAAACTGGTACCGTTTTATGTATTACCGCTGATCATGGAAATGCGGACGAAATGTACCAACTAAACAAAAAAGGAACGGCAGAAACTGCAAAGGACGGAAAACCTGTTCCTAAAACGAGCCATACTCTCAATCCAGTTCAATTTGTTCTTTATGATCCTAAAGGAAAAATTCAACTCAATCAAAACCTTGAAGAGAAAGGTCTAGCGAATGTTGCAGCAACTATGATGGATCTTTTAGGATTTGAAGCACCAGAAGGATACCATCCAAGTCTAATCGTAAGGGACTAA